One part of the Orenia metallireducens genome encodes these proteins:
- a CDS encoding cation diffusion facilitator family transporter, whose product MNPEERYQSSKKITLVTLLVNFLLSIAKVLIGFIFFSQGIVADGIHSISDVISTLAVWIAIRISREPADEEHPYGHGKIETIAAKFIGILLFLTGLIIIKDSLMTIIRNDLKEPGILNLWIALISIIAKEWMYRYTYREGERINNKALMADAHHHRSDALSSIAALIGVIGAKVGYLMADPIAGLVVALFILHMGYEIFMEAVNDLMDKVDHKLHQQISELVCTSEEIIDIRDLKVRNHGPDIFIDLRIVVEDDLTVVEGHKISRRAEKRVKDEIKNIQEILIHIDPITVHEELKKKDNQDV is encoded by the coding sequence ATGAATCCAGAAGAGCGATATCAAAGTAGTAAAAAGATAACATTAGTAACTTTGTTAGTTAATTTTTTATTATCGATCGCTAAGGTGCTGATAGGATTTATCTTCTTTAGTCAAGGGATTGTAGCTGATGGTATCCATTCCATCTCTGATGTAATCTCAACTCTAGCAGTCTGGATAGCAATTAGGATTTCTCGTGAACCTGCTGATGAAGAGCATCCTTATGGGCATGGAAAGATTGAAACAATTGCAGCTAAATTCATAGGTATCTTATTATTTTTAACAGGTTTAATTATTATTAAAGATAGCTTAATGACTATTATCAGAAATGATCTAAAGGAGCCAGGAATATTAAACCTTTGGATAGCTTTAATATCAATTATCGCTAAGGAGTGGATGTATAGATATACTTATCGAGAGGGGGAAAGGATAAATAATAAGGCTTTAATGGCAGATGCTCATCACCATCGATCTGATGCCTTATCGTCAATAGCTGCTTTAATCGGAGTAATAGGAGCTAAAGTTGGTTATTTAATGGCTGATCCAATAGCAGGTTTAGTAGTTGCTTTATTTATTCTCCATATGGGATATGAAATATTTATGGAGGCTGTTAATGATTTGATGGATAAGGTAGACCATAAGCTTCATCAGCAGATTAGTGAGCTGGTCTGTACTAGTGAGGAAATAATTGATATTAGAGACTTAAAAGTAAGAAACCATGGTCCAGATATCTTTATAGATCTAAGAATTGTTGTAGAAGATGATTTGACTGTTGTAGAAGGGCATAAAATTTCTAGAAGAGCAGAAAAGAGAGTAAAAGATGAGATAAAGAATATACAAGAGATTTTAATTCATATTGATCCAATCACTGTCCATGAAGAGTTAAAGAAGAAAGACAATCAAGATGTTTAG
- a CDS encoding chromate transporter codes for MMILIELFLTFFKIGLFTFGGGYAMIPLIQQEMVTHGWLTIDQFVDILAVSQMTPGAIAINNATFVGYKVAGIGGTAMSTFGLISPSLIIITIVAKLLDKFSDHPLVEGAWQGIRPAVVGLIIVAVISIGKEVITGINGIIIGIIAFFLLAKVRLHPIGVIVTSGILGIIFALF; via the coding sequence ATGATGATATTGATTGAGCTATTTTTAACATTTTTTAAGATAGGATTATTTACCTTTGGTGGAGGATATGCGATGATACCTCTAATTCAGCAGGAAATGGTTACTCATGGGTGGTTGACTATAGATCAATTTGTCGATATTTTAGCTGTCTCTCAGATGACTCCTGGAGCTATTGCTATCAACAATGCTACCTTTGTTGGTTATAAGGTGGCTGGAATTGGGGGTACAGCTATGAGTACCTTTGGTTTGATTTCCCCTTCTTTGATAATTATCACTATTGTAGCTAAGTTATTAGATAAGTTCAGTGATCATCCTCTAGTAGAAGGGGCTTGGCAAGGGATAAGACCTGCAGTAGTGGGACTGATTATAGTAGCAGTTATCTCTATAGGTAAAGAGGTTATTACAGGAATTAATGGTATTATTATTGGAATAATAGCATTCTTTTTATTAGCTAAGGTAAGATTACATCCTATTGGGGTGATTGTGACTTCAGGTATACTGGGAATTATCTTTGCCTTATTTTAA
- a CDS encoding DUF2721 domain-containing protein → MKFTLTTPALIFSTISLLLLAYTNRFSILASLIRDLHDKAKEKGEKDYIIKSQLSSLKKRVRLIRNMQFLAILSLFFCVFSMFLLFLNQNLAGEVVFAIGLGLLMFSLILSAIEINISVHALNIQLSESVKNEALMDKEQIKLNN, encoded by the coding sequence ATGAAATTTACTTTGACAACACCTGCTCTTATCTTTTCTACTATCTCACTCTTACTTTTGGCATATACAAATAGATTTTCAATATTAGCTAGTTTAATCAGAGACCTCCATGATAAAGCAAAAGAAAAGGGAGAGAAGGACTATATTATTAAGTCCCAGCTTTCATCGTTAAAAAAGAGGGTTAGACTTATTAGAAATATGCAATTTCTAGCTATCTTATCTCTGTTTTTCTGTGTATTCTCTATGTTCTTATTATTTCTTAATCAGAATTTAGCTGGAGAAGTTGTTTTTGCAATAGGACTTGGATTACTTATGTTCTCTTTAATCCTTTCTGCTATTGAAATCAATATATCTGTCCATGCTTTAAATATTCAATTAAGTGAGAGTGTCAAAAATGAAGCCTTAATGGATAAAGAGCAGATAAAATTAAATAATTAG
- a CDS encoding DUF4899 domain-containing protein — MDQKIGIIQQTAEINQDEAKQALKLAEGDLDKALQMVDYVSQSYMIIHGRASYGSYNKTYLLFSIVTNGKDGEILKSDLVTTSEDDLENINVDIDHKVFIKTLNDIGIKSKKSINSKESQLKFERLFTAADIFELFTLLKADDLSKFKTIFKEKLENFLKEELNLEIFAKTLTKVKLRTYYPQLFSEESNIQNNNSIKQNAEQKDLGLDINLTCQPVISPSSGRRIEELLDGDEILVKISDSSEMGRYLASLLKDSTGMIKGTIEDREFNQGTERYWVLIKFGPNIYGNLSVSPQIKISIPKKEEKSMENKEGTLIDQGTFMLFFFIGLFIIIIIFILIIF; from the coding sequence ATGGATCAAAAAATTGGAATAATACAACAGACTGCAGAAATAAATCAGGATGAGGCTAAGCAGGCTCTAAAGTTAGCTGAAGGCGATTTAGATAAGGCATTACAGATGGTTGATTATGTTAGCCAAAGCTATATGATTATTCATGGTAGAGCTAGCTATGGTTCTTATAATAAGACCTATCTCTTATTCAGTATTGTAACTAATGGGAAGGATGGAGAGATATTAAAATCTGATTTAGTAACAACCTCTGAAGATGATTTAGAGAATATCAATGTTGATATAGATCATAAGGTCTTTATTAAAACTTTAAATGATATTGGTATTAAAAGTAAAAAGAGTATTAATTCTAAAGAATCTCAATTAAAGTTTGAGAGGTTATTTACAGCTGCTGATATATTTGAATTATTTACTCTACTAAAAGCTGATGATCTTTCTAAGTTTAAAACAATCTTTAAAGAGAAGTTGGAGAATTTTCTTAAAGAAGAGCTAAATCTAGAAATATTTGCTAAAACTCTAACTAAGGTTAAGTTAAGAACTTATTATCCTCAGCTCTTTTCTGAAGAGAGTAATATTCAGAATAATAATTCTATTAAGCAAAACGCAGAACAGAAAGACTTAGGTTTAGATATTAATTTGACTTGTCAGCCTGTAATCTCTCCTAGTAGTGGAAGGAGAATTGAAGAGTTACTTGATGGTGATGAGATTTTAGTTAAAATTAGTGATAGTAGCGAGATGGGCAGATATTTAGCCAGTTTATTAAAGGATTCAACAGGGATGATTAAAGGGACAATTGAAGATAGAGAATTTAATCAAGGCACAGAAAGATACTGGGTTCTGATCAAATTTGGTCCCAATATCTATGGGAATTTATCGGTCAGTCCTCAAATTAAGATATCAATTCCAAAAAAAGAAGAGAAGAGTATGGAGAATAAAGAAGGAACACTTATAGATCAAGGAACCTTTATGCTCTTCTTTTTTATAGGATTATTTATAATCATAATTATCTTTATTTTAATAATCTTTTAA
- a CDS encoding UPF0182 family protein, which yields MKLFSRSLIISLLFLIILGINFLGVGVNFYTDVLWFKNLNFIDSFWTIFQAKVVVRLGVWLLFSLFIYFNLLFTKKLLIKLIENLKRSDKPDDHVIELNPKKEIKFLGFLSSKRINLIYLLISIVVGFFFSSIGANSWKMVLEFLNASSFGSTDPIFNKDISFYIFKFPFYQFIYQLLSTLVIITGLIVGSFYLLNNRNSGFFNRINNQGKYHLSILISLFFLLKAWGYRLDMFQLLYSSRGVAFGASYTDIHAQLFGLKALSLITIVLAIFIFINIFIKKTKLIIGGIVTLFIASLLLNTIYPGIVQQYQVEPNEIAKEAPYIEHNIKFTREAYNLDEIEKRDFDIKDDLTYDDIIDNEVTISNIRLWDNRPLKTTYGQIQGIRSYYSFNDIDIDRYQINDKTQQVMLGARELNQKLLSNRAKTWVNKRLNYTHGFGLAMSPVNRVSPGGLPEFLIKDIPPESKEFEIKQPRIYYGELTDEYVIVNTSAKEFDYPEGDKNNYIRYNGDGGVKLSSPIRRLAFAAKYATLKLLLNDNISSESRLMFNRNIKTRVAKIAPFLKYDNDPYLVINNSGELYWIHDAYTTSNRYPYSEPQNWGNYIRNSVKVITNAYTGKVKFYVVDNSDPIIRTYQKIFPKLFSKFEEMPADLKAHIRYPEDLFKIQADLYSIYHMEDPTVFYNKEDLWNTSQENYAGTAIEMEPYYTLIKLPDEEEESFLLMLPFTPIKKNNMISWLAAKSDHDDYGKLVLYKFPKRELVYGPMQIEARIDQNSEISKQLSLWNQRGSRVIRGNLLTIPIKNSILYVEPIYLQAEQSQLPELKKVIVSYGENVIMEDNLKLALQRLFRVNEENRVEDKKEEATPIVDDENLSVKGLVNEISELYNSSKEALKAGNWTEYGKLIEELEDKLNLLQDKTEK from the coding sequence ATGAAATTATTTTCTAGAAGTTTAATTATTTCCCTGTTATTTTTAATAATTTTGGGAATCAATTTCTTAGGTGTAGGAGTAAATTTTTATACTGATGTACTCTGGTTTAAAAATTTGAACTTTATAGATAGTTTTTGGACTATCTTTCAAGCAAAGGTTGTTGTTAGATTAGGAGTTTGGCTTTTATTCTCCTTATTTATTTATTTCAATTTATTATTTACTAAAAAATTATTAATAAAGTTAATTGAGAATTTAAAGAGAAGTGATAAACCTGATGACCATGTAATAGAGCTAAATCCTAAAAAGGAAATAAAGTTCTTAGGATTTCTTAGCTCAAAGAGGATAAATTTAATCTATTTATTAATCAGCATTGTAGTAGGATTCTTCTTTAGTAGTATTGGTGCTAATAGTTGGAAGATGGTACTGGAATTTTTAAATGCTAGTAGTTTCGGTAGTACAGATCCTATATTCAATAAAGATATATCCTTTTATATCTTTAAATTTCCTTTCTATCAATTTATTTACCAGCTGTTATCTACCTTAGTAATTATTACAGGACTAATAGTAGGAAGTTTTTATTTACTAAATAATCGTAATAGTGGATTTTTTAATCGAATTAATAATCAAGGAAAATATCATTTATCAATTTTAATCAGTCTATTCTTCCTTTTAAAAGCATGGGGTTATCGCTTAGATATGTTCCAACTACTTTACTCTAGTAGAGGGGTTGCTTTTGGAGCTAGTTATACTGATATTCATGCTCAATTATTTGGTTTAAAAGCATTATCTTTAATCACAATAGTATTGGCTATCTTTATCTTTATAAATATCTTCATTAAAAAGACCAAGTTAATAATCGGAGGGATTGTTACCTTATTTATAGCCTCCTTATTATTGAATACTATCTATCCTGGTATTGTGCAACAGTATCAAGTTGAGCCAAATGAGATTGCTAAGGAAGCACCTTATATTGAACATAATATCAAATTCACTCGAGAGGCTTATAACCTTGATGAAATTGAGAAGAGGGATTTTGATATTAAAGATGACTTAACTTATGACGATATTATCGATAATGAGGTTACTATAAGTAACATTAGATTATGGGATAACCGCCCATTAAAGACTACCTATGGTCAAATTCAAGGAATTAGATCTTATTACTCTTTTAATGATATCGATATAGATAGATATCAAATCAATGATAAGACCCAACAGGTAATGTTAGGGGCTAGAGAGCTTAATCAAAAATTATTATCTAATAGAGCTAAAACTTGGGTAAATAAACGATTAAATTATACCCATGGCTTTGGTCTAGCAATGAGTCCAGTAAATAGGGTAAGTCCTGGTGGATTGCCAGAATTTCTGATTAAGGATATTCCACCTGAAAGTAAAGAGTTTGAAATAAAACAACCAAGAATCTATTATGGGGAACTAACTGATGAATATGTAATCGTTAATACTAGTGCTAAAGAGTTTGATTACCCAGAAGGAGATAAAAATAATTATATTAGGTATAATGGCGATGGAGGAGTTAAGTTAAGTTCACCAATTAGACGGTTAGCCTTTGCCGCTAAATATGCTACCTTAAAGCTATTATTAAATGATAATATTAGCTCAGAAAGTAGATTGATGTTTAATCGTAATATCAAAACTAGAGTAGCTAAGATTGCACCTTTTTTAAAGTATGATAATGATCCATACTTAGTAATAAATAATTCTGGAGAATTATACTGGATCCATGATGCTTATACTACAAGTAATAGATATCCATATTCAGAACCACAGAACTGGGGAAATTATATCCGTAATTCTGTTAAGGTAATAACCAATGCTTACACAGGAAAGGTTAAATTTTATGTAGTAGATAATAGTGATCCTATTATTAGGACCTATCAAAAGATATTCCCTAAATTATTCAGTAAATTTGAGGAGATGCCAGCAGATCTTAAAGCCCATATCCGTTATCCTGAAGACTTGTTCAAGATTCAAGCTGATCTATATAGTATTTATCATATGGAAGATCCGACAGTTTTTTATAATAAAGAGGATTTGTGGAATACATCCCAAGAAAATTATGCGGGAACTGCTATTGAGATGGAGCCTTATTATACATTGATAAAGCTTCCTGATGAAGAAGAAGAAAGCTTCTTATTGATGTTACCTTTTACTCCTATAAAGAAGAATAATATGATTTCTTGGTTAGCAGCTAAGTCTGATCATGATGATTATGGTAAGCTAGTTCTTTATAAATTCCCTAAAAGAGAGTTGGTTTATGGTCCAATGCAGATTGAAGCAAGAATAGATCAAAACTCAGAGATATCTAAACAATTGAGTCTTTGGAATCAAAGAGGATCTAGAGTAATTAGAGGTAATTTATTAACTATTCCTATTAAGAACTCTATTCTTTATGTAGAGCCAATTTACTTGCAGGCAGAACAGAGCCAATTACCAGAACTAAAGAAGGTAATTGTATCTTATGGTGAAAATGTAATTATGGAGGATAATCTAAAGTTAGCCTTACAGAGGTTATTTAGAGTTAATGAAGAAAACAGAGTAGAGGATAAAAAAGAAGAGGCTACACCAATAGTTGATGATGAAAATCTTAGTGTTAAAGGATTGGTCAATGAGATATCTGAGTTATATAATAGCTCTAAGGAAGCATTAAAAGCAGGTAATTGGACAGAGTATGGAAAATTAATTGAAGAATTAGAGGATAAATTAAACCTTTTACAAGATAAAACAGAAAAATAA
- a CDS encoding Na+/H+ antiporter NhaC family protein → METYGWLSLIPPALAIILAWWSREVLVSLFIGTFVGATIIADFNPLVGFMRTLDKYMIENLTDSWYISILLFLIILSGMVGIITRSGATNAVAEFVAKKAKTTRRAQLATWLMGILIFFDDYANSLIVGTTMRSITDKMKISREKLAYIVDCTAAPVTSMAIISTWVGHELGLIRAAFDSLGIEANAYSTFMQTIPYRFYSILALAMVLFIALTGKDFGPMYDAERRARKEGKVLADGATPLASDELTNMEVNPKSKMKWYDAFIPMIAVVVVTVIGLWYNGTSGWTKTMLLHEAFGNADASVVLLWSSFAGTLVAILLALFKGGLSLEESMEGWLNGAKALAGACGILILAWALGLVTKELGTANFLVNISKGTIPAFMVPTMIFVISGIIAFATGTSWGTSSIIMPLAVAMAYQLGSPMMATIGAVLTGAVLGDHCSPISDTTIMSSTASAADHIDHVKTQLPYAIVVGLVAIIFGFLPAGFNIPSWTVFPLLLLGMLALYLIVNYYGKSVEEN, encoded by the coding sequence ATGGAAACATATGGATGGTTATCATTAATACCACCAGCTTTAGCTATTATCTTAGCTTGGTGGAGTAGAGAGGTTTTAGTATCATTATTTATAGGAACCTTTGTTGGAGCAACTATTATAGCTGATTTCAATCCTCTAGTAGGATTTATGAGAACCCTTGACAAGTATATGATTGAGAATTTAACAGATTCATGGTATATATCAATCTTATTGTTCTTAATAATATTGTCAGGGATGGTTGGAATTATTACAAGATCAGGTGCTACTAATGCAGTTGCTGAATTTGTTGCTAAGAAGGCTAAGACTACACGTAGAGCACAGCTGGCAACCTGGTTGATGGGGATTTTAATCTTTTTTGATGATTATGCCAACTCTTTGATTGTAGGAACAACTATGAGATCAATTACTGATAAGATGAAGATATCTAGAGAGAAGTTAGCCTATATAGTTGATTGTACTGCAGCTCCAGTAACTAGTATGGCTATCATTTCAACCTGGGTAGGTCATGAATTAGGTTTGATTAGAGCAGCCTTTGATAGTCTAGGAATAGAAGCAAATGCATACTCTACATTTATGCAGACTATTCCTTATCGTTTTTATAGTATCTTAGCTTTAGCGATGGTCTTATTTATCGCCTTAACAGGTAAGGACTTTGGTCCTATGTATGATGCTGAAAGAAGAGCAAGAAAGGAAGGGAAGGTATTAGCAGATGGAGCTACTCCATTAGCCTCTGATGAATTGACCAATATGGAAGTCAATCCAAAGAGTAAAATGAAATGGTATGATGCTTTTATACCAATGATAGCTGTAGTAGTAGTTACTGTAATAGGTCTATGGTATAATGGTACTAGTGGTTGGACAAAAACAATGCTATTACATGAAGCTTTTGGTAATGCTGATGCCAGTGTAGTGTTATTATGGTCATCATTTGCTGGAACATTAGTAGCTATTTTATTGGCATTATTCAAAGGTGGACTTTCTTTGGAAGAAAGTATGGAAGGATGGCTTAATGGGGCCAAAGCTCTAGCAGGGGCTTGTGGAATCTTAATCTTAGCTTGGGCTTTAGGTCTAGTTACAAAAGAATTAGGTACGGCTAATTTCTTAGTTAATATCAGTAAAGGTACTATCCCTGCCTTTATGGTGCCTACAATGATATTTGTTATTTCAGGAATTATTGCTTTTGCAACTGGTACATCATGGGGAACAAGTTCAATTATCATGCCTTTAGCTGTAGCAATGGCATATCAACTGGGATCTCCTATGATGGCAACAATTGGTGCAGTATTGACAGGTGCAGTATTAGGGGATCATTGTAGTCCGATCTCTGATACTACTATTATGTCTTCAACAGCTTCAGCAGCAGATCATATAGATCATGTTAAAACTCAATTACCATATGCTATTGTAGTTGGTTTAGTAGCTATTATATTTGGATTCTTACCAGCAGGATTTAATATACCTAGTTGGACTGTATTCCCATTATTATTGCTAGGTATGTTAGCATTATATCTAATTGTAAATTACTATGGTAAATCAGTAGAAGAAAATTAA
- a CDS encoding DUF2721 domain-containing protein: protein MILEVNTPAFLFSTISLLMSAYAGRFSKISKIIRKLSVDIHNSNLVERHYLKEQISLFSKRIIYIRRLQLSGISSLFCSSLSMFFLLFERINFANIFFVLAIIFFLLCLLICLIEIYYSIRALELNLEL, encoded by the coding sequence GTGATTTTAGAAGTAAATACTCCTGCTTTTTTATTTTCTACTATTTCATTATTAATGTCTGCTTATGCTGGAAGATTTTCTAAAATTTCTAAAATAATAAGAAAGCTATCTGTAGATATACATAATAGTAATTTGGTAGAGAGGCACTATTTAAAAGAACAGATTTCACTTTTCTCTAAGAGGATTATATATATCAGACGTTTACAGCTTTCGGGAATCTCTTCTTTATTCTGTTCGTCATTATCTATGTTCTTCTTATTGTTTGAAAGGATTAACTTTGCAAATATATTCTTTGTACTTGCTATAATATTTTTTCTGCTATGCTTGTTAATCTGCTTGATTGAAATCTATTATTCAATCAGAGCTTTGGAGTTAAATTTAGAATTATGA
- a CDS encoding protease complex subunit PrcB family protein: protein MKVNFVLLLLTILLITGCNQNMLQSGELLYKNPEKLEGRWQQGDYPEDAKFILITEDNLLSLQEELRGINGLSFKDQLGIYVSLGEQATGGYGIKIKQVRKQDDKLVIVVKAVGPAATDIVTQVITHPYDIVKVPWPEVKDIKEVIFVSVEGKKLIKKRL from the coding sequence ATGAAAGTAAACTTTGTTTTACTATTATTAACAATATTATTAATCACTGGTTGTAATCAAAATATGTTGCAAAGTGGAGAACTGCTTTATAAGAACCCAGAAAAGTTGGAAGGAAGATGGCAACAGGGTGACTATCCAGAAGACGCTAAATTTATTCTAATTACAGAAGATAATCTGCTTAGCTTACAAGAAGAATTGAGAGGGATTAACGGTTTAAGTTTCAAAGATCAACTAGGGATATATGTTAGTTTAGGTGAGCAAGCAACTGGTGGTTATGGAATAAAGATTAAACAGGTTAGAAAACAGGATGATAAATTAGTTATTGTAGTAAAAGCTGTAGGTCCAGCTGCTACAGATATAGTTACACAGGTTATAACTCACCCTTATGATATTGTTAAGGTACCTTGGCCAGAAGTTAAAGATATTAAAGAGGTTATCTTTGTCTCAGTAGAAGGGAAGAAGTTGATAAAGAAAAGATTATAA
- a CDS encoding cytidine deaminase: protein MIEKKIKELVKKATEAREKAYVPYSNFKVGAALLTKDGEIYTGCNVENSSYGLSNCAERTAIFKAISEGKMEFEAIAIVADTKRPCPPCGACRQVIVEFGKNIDVIMSNLNEDIIIKKADNLLWGSFSNQDLS, encoded by the coding sequence ATGATTGAAAAGAAGATTAAAGAACTAGTAAAGAAAGCCACTGAGGCAAGGGAGAAAGCTTATGTTCCCTATTCTAACTTCAAAGTAGGAGCAGCTTTATTGACTAAAGATGGCGAAATCTATACTGGGTGTAATGTAGAGAATTCTTCTTATGGCTTGAGTAACTGTGCTGAAAGAACAGCAATCTTTAAAGCTATATCTGAAGGTAAGATGGAATTTGAAGCTATTGCTATTGTTGCTGATACCAAAAGACCTTGTCCTCCTTGTGGAGCCTGTCGCCAGGTAATTGTAGAATTTGGAAAGAATATTGATGTAATTATGAGTAACTTAAATGAAGATATAATCATTAAGAAGGCTGATAATTTATTATGGGGTTCTTTCTCTAATCAGGATTTAAGTTAA
- a CDS encoding HEAT repeat domain-containing protein yields the protein MRIPIFIQNTISLLLENKIITGGIIIVSLFVIKIIIKTINYKKSYSYIEKLLKEDILKGLERLNQLEDIEIKKRLLLEGELSLGKSLYEEVKAELINNGITTELFNQLVIGEEDNRSEACKILIQLNTPQAIDYAITALYDESNKVKQTAIETLTEHVNPKIIETFINYLSYCNNELSLSMLTKAFEKIGNLAFEQLVNVAFTKKEVYRSWAIKLLSNMDYGDREDKEVINIFINLLKDKSDMIKVQSIKAISRFRDNQEVFENLIEKLEDNNCEVRSQAAKSLGEYGMEDAVPYLFSLITDSSGMARINAYHSLIKLGDKGFKYLLKATRIKETKEEALQVLKELDMEKVIDNINRIYELDKDIDDELTEELELSSYLEEDKEEQRRFQIIG from the coding sequence ATGCGGATACCAATCTTTATACAGAATACTATATCTCTTTTATTAGAAAACAAGATAATAACTGGGGGAATAATAATTGTTAGTTTATTTGTAATAAAAATAATAATAAAGACTATTAATTATAAAAAAAGCTACAGTTATATCGAAAAATTACTTAAAGAAGATATACTTAAGGGGTTAGAGAGGTTAAATCAGCTAGAAGATATAGAAATTAAGAAGAGACTCTTATTAGAAGGAGAGTTGTCTTTAGGAAAGAGCCTATATGAGGAAGTAAAAGCAGAGCTTATCAATAACGGAATAACAACTGAACTCTTTAATCAATTGGTTATTGGAGAAGAAGATAATAGAAGTGAAGCCTGTAAAATTTTAATCCAGCTTAATACTCCACAAGCTATCGACTATGCTATAACAGCTTTGTATGATGAGAGTAATAAAGTTAAGCAAACGGCTATAGAAACTTTAACAGAACATGTAAATCCTAAAATCATTGAAACCTTTATAAATTATCTGTCATACTGTAATAATGAGTTATCTCTATCTATGTTGACTAAGGCCTTTGAAAAGATTGGAAATTTAGCATTTGAACAACTAGTTAATGTTGCTTTTACCAAGAAGGAAGTATATAGATCTTGGGCAATTAAGTTATTAAGTAATATGGATTATGGGGACAGAGAAGATAAGGAAGTAATCAATATCTTTATAAATTTATTAAAAGATAAATCAGATATGATTAAAGTTCAATCTATTAAAGCAATATCTAGATTTAGAGATAATCAAGAGGTCTTTGAGAACTTAATTGAGAAATTAGAGGATAATAACTGTGAAGTAAGAAGCCAAGCTGCTAAGAGTCTTGGTGAATATGGCATGGAAGATGCCGTTCCTTATCTATTTAGTCTAATTACAGATAGTAGTGGAATGGCAAGGATTAATGCGTATCATTCTTTAATTAAATTAGGAGATAAAGGCTTTAAATACCTTCTCAAAGCTACTAGGATAAAAGAGACTAAAGAAGAAGCATTGCAGGTATTAAAAGAATTAGATATGGAGAAAGTAATAGATAATATCAATAGGATTTATGAGCTGGACAAGGATATAGACGATGAATTAACAGAGGAGTTAGAGTTAAGTAGTTATCTTGAAGAAGATAAAGAAGAACAAAGAAGATTCCAAATAATAGGATAA
- a CDS encoding vWA domain-containing protein — translation MRVKQNLTLVALILILLSAIFGINTLNIISIPTSQEGESIGREIKVSSSQNQQNDNIINIEIVWDASDSMWGDIEEVNKINHSKKIIRRIIKDIPKNINLGLRVFGNEGSSDEESLLIVPLSQDNKENTLKAINQIKPSGKSPIGINISLAGKDLVNLPGEKHILLVTDGRDTGNIMPNKIVSELREKGIKTHIVQVGEITKVSQLQLKELSRLGGGKYFTYFEEEEVIPTMNLQY, via the coding sequence ATGAGAGTAAAGCAGAATTTAACCTTAGTTGCCCTAATATTAATTTTATTATCAGCTATCTTTGGTATCAATACTTTAAATATTATATCAATCCCAACAAGCCAAGAAGGTGAATCAATTGGGAGGGAGATAAAGGTAAGCAGCAGCCAAAATCAACAGAATGATAATATAATAAATATAGAGATTGTTTGGGATGCTTCAGATAGTATGTGGGGAGATATAGAAGAAGTTAATAAGATAAACCATTCTAAAAAGATTATCAGAAGAATAATTAAAGATATCCCAAAGAACATAAATTTAGGATTAAGGGTATTTGGTAATGAAGGTTCTAGTGATGAAGAGAGTTTGTTAATAGTTCCTTTATCACAGGACAATAAAGAGAATACCCTAAAAGCAATCAATCAGATTAAACCCTCAGGAAAATCTCCAATTGGAATCAACATCTCATTAGCAGGTAAGGATTTAGTTAACCTTCCAGGAGAAAAACATATATTATTAGTAACTGATGGCAGAGATACTGGTAACATTATGCCTAATAAAATAGTAAGTGAATTGAGAGAGAAAGGAATTAAGACTCATATCGTACAAGTAGGTGAAATTACTAAGGTTAGCCAATTGCAATTAAAGGAGCTTTCTCGTCTAGGTGGTGGTAAATACTTTACTTATTTTGAAGAAGAAGAGGTAATACCAACTATGAACCTTCAATACTAA